In Nasonia vitripennis strain AsymCx chromosome 2, Nvit_psr_1.1, whole genome shotgun sequence, a genomic segment contains:
- the LOC100680119 gene encoding serine-rich adhesin for platelets isoform X4, whose protein sequence is MGKTTKKPELYHNSQSQNVLRNLMLRDCGLRTTHRTSTKEFEPIAETNFILKKLKELKCDLPGVPRTTFLMVFSPDGTKVASTHGNHKIYITDLTTGKNVRILSGHLRTPWCIAFHPTSNEILASGCLGGQVRIWDLSGGSEVWMSKNPIASLAFHPVDRLLAIATYNEVHFWDWNEPTPFTFITTKNYKEKVRYVAFDNLGRKLITGIANPQNIPDRPRVEHLIRSIPLSRSERITAHRFSVAPSPRVARSAFPHQEPDSNSTRSRPDIVFERIPNEDRVGSPSTSSTNNNVANGIPRNTGYIIDRYPPRSITWTPFSLQTRLSMPSASTGNSRSSVPNIVIERIPDEDRSNTPPIANNNSNNVRPEESDDESNDEEFFNTFDRHLRFRRSRLRNRRQRSLGYRLREQLINHMNRDRDAPSTSTNSTSNSSGTTNNYFLAEAFAQMLRNILNFNAQETNVCLERLQRNLRLLMEESNQILVHVGMRILRGDLHDTEQNNSTCLQDLYRLRIGLRSRISVMTGLAAGNRNPRLQAFLNVLNEEVQALNNMEGQLINTNFRIETLRGELSSFMDELRFRQSNQVAANLTASTTARPSDGPVAATSSATPETSQPQTTSEEPRSASIEETRRTTPARTGTRRPWEDTNDDEQPRVTRRRLDNDFEIRLDDIGPDWLNTGFASSSPSSEDSGLSASGGTGGNADSSSTQQRGSLNFSVSSRSAFHPTRSSSQRNNSDNRSDDRGPSTSSGRAEPTAPSATATAGRSSANNTNTATASSTSDFNGLSTRRTSRIVRSAQRLFQNNFDIFWDSFQRYLNSIGIDEQAPATSSNNNDNHENAGEQSENGYWLLEENSNSDSNHEEPPGVTSAAPGPRRRRASRWIQLDSSSRNANTTNDQPMTSTTSDNTANIANDYYGLSRLCLRLQNISNVSLPDQNCLSPISASSTRYEQPPLFPFRSLRETVSQRAEMNQANALARVQNCQTSTTTAASTSTSTSTSSSMNSSMSTSTSNSKSTNARSNTSSNTSINAGASNSVNTSTNVGASTSVNTSTNVGASTSAGTSTITSMDINVGASTSAGTSAITSTGINVGASTSAGTSAINSTDINVGASTSTGTSTSSTKIAEPSTSAEAVQNIASTSTSTSSRTREQEVGNVDRSTNTDDPAVRILEGAVRSIGAAAERIVGFEQDFRKLMLFGRHFNNIQSLSRVRLQIFHLQRVRRMWERLQRRIKDLVNTINDCDSFEGTHNNDKSQPSTSRQGSFAPQTSTSDVESLTEPARNFKKALLDNYKRENNENEADQPQPSTSTSTTSTALDRQETPGSSQPEPSTSSDVPATGSKEASTSTNLSLPSEAELNKKRHEILRDFINTFFSIYNLKDANSFTQMLGSTLPGPSNDHTYSNLSNNYNPLSRSFVNLSTNNRTTGNNNNNDNSNNSSNNIQLPSTSSLVHDISSSISSLVNDISSSMPSSLRLPTVVDFSPSSNNNPSSSDATTSRAGDVGPSTSTGNSNDAVAGSSSSQITDSSASSNMSESPTNSTSIQERQSRYQRVWRYGRRMYLRRPRLLSVGPRNMKRVARMQNFSHIYRHYDQLRRNQRNRNTATPSTSTAAGTSTTTDNTDRDRSQSFESFQSTISSLRNLIQQRNTCMHRRQQQQSANRVPGACGDLQNKFEDIYSVAERLKARLSTMVQNLTDFFQQNRRAIGRDNVLREQILEIYVLQGLGLQLTDLLLEQLSATRRNLESNYYGYGSLLSTTQPVADNAQPSTSTGTSTTSSAEVLTSTTNTSSSNGPTATPVASNSTNTASASASTSTNIAGSSSSNNSPRDTLARLSRLFEINDTTLRTASMLANTSVGVGSDSVSSTSTTANASTLSFESGDNNDNSLANDSRNENALSAEIQSIIERIQNNTNNAVDSSQRYQSRSGANTRFDNDSDDREDDEYAPSVSNPPNSDDPIQNRESGRTWPTNTTNPPSIGLFRRSPLERLMIIQRCHALHRRLQYLLGNNNSNSNNTSDANTSSLPERGRHPDFSTFFNSRSDGLNPMSGASAAAGSPSAALRQYLNVPVIRINNLPVDSSWGPPSPPLIRRRRPSRSSSFRGDRSSATMSNAASSTAPNNDSGYHSASSLYLNSIRRQASWRDVWRDGLVSRAQSLFRAGEGSSGGQDPENDSDDVEIREHQINMTFNGLEIQSYRIQAWDFSSIPEIHDSKKNVIVRDCKIHNDASIDISSDGTLLATLMPTGNYSSTTTIGVYSLQWESLGQKVYSTQTDQTVISVSMSPTKQHLLVGLASRRIPLPTRPIPMALIYKLVDPETDPIDSGNINAPQRPDYSSRHAEYICIINNYINDLRRLRTNDEQQQNGNQSQQQRNGNQQQPPQQNGEVPDRLSRLTRVALAAMNSRTPLYPDASDGKPNRKSMILLRELLQNRETPSYMSLNCIRWAPQPGQGMVYATNTGLLNILY, encoded by the exons ATGGGTAAAACAACAAAGAAACCTGAGCTGTATCACAACAGTCAGTCACAAAATGTCCTGCGTAACTTGATGCTGCGCGACTGTGGCCTGCGCACCACTCATAGAACAAGTACCAAGGAATTTGAACCCATTGCAGAAACAAACTTTATTCTTAAGAAATTGAAAGAATTG AAATGCGATTTACCAGGCGTGCCTCGAACTACTTTTTTGATGGTTTTCAGTCCTGATGG CACAAAAGTGGCATCTACTCATGGAAATCACAAAATCTACATTACAGACCTGACAACTGGAAAGAATGTAAGAATTCTGTCTGGTCATTTACGCACACCTTGGTGTATAGCATTTCACCCCACTTCAAATGAAATTTTGGCTTCTGGATGTCTAGGAGGTCAAGTTCGTATCTGGGATCTTAGT ggAGGTAGTGAAGTTTGGATGTCAAAAAATCCCATTGCTTCATTAGCTTTTCATCCAGTAGATAGATTGCTTGCTATTGCCACATACAATGAAGTACACTTTTGGGATTGGAATGAACCAACACCATTCACGTTTATCACCACAAAAAACTATAAAGAAAAAGTTCG ATATGTAGCTTTTGACAATTTAGGGAGAAAATTGATCACAGGAATAGCTAATCCTCAGAATATTCCAGACAGACCTCGAGTGGAACATCTTATTAGATCCATCCCACTTTCGAG AAGTGAACGCATCACGGCACACAGGTTTTCAGTAGCACCATCACCACGAGTCGCACGTTCGGCATTCCCACACCAGGAGCCCGATTCAAATAGCACTCGATCTAGACCGGATATTGTTTTTGAGAGAATACCTAACGAGGATCGAGTAGGAAGTCCCTCCACTTCTAGTACCAATAACAACGTAGCCAACGGTATTCCGCGAAACACTGGCTATATAATCGATCGCTATCCACCTAGGAGCATTACGTGGACTCCATTTTCTCTCCAAACTCGCCTGTCTATGCCATCAGCGAGTACCGGCAACAGCAGATCTAGCGTGCCTAATATCGTCATCGAAAGAATACCTGATGAGGATCGGAGCAACACGCCTCCGATCGCTAACAACAATTCGAATAACGTAAGACCCGAGGAGTCAGATGACGAAAGCAATGACGAAGAGTTCTTCAACACGTTTGATAGGCATCTGAGATTTCGGCGGAGTAGATTAAGAAATAGACGGCAGAGGAGCCTTGGGTATCGTTTAAGAGAACAA CTTATTAATCACATGAATCGAGATCGAGATGCACCCTCAACAAGTACAAATAGCACGAGCAATTCTAGCGGGACTACGAACAATTACTTCCTCGCCGAAGCATTTGCACAGATGCTTCGCaacattttgaatttcaatgcTCAAGAGACAAATGTCTGTCTTGAAAGGTTGCAGCGTAATCTGCGTCTACTCATGGAGGAATCTAATCAGATTCTAGTTCACGTGGGCATGCGCATCCTACGCGGGGATCTGCACGACACTGAACAGAACAACAGCACATGCTTACAGGACCTCTACAGACTACGCATTGGTTTGCGTTCGCGAATCTCAGTAATGACAGGCCTCGCAGCTGGCAATCGTAATCCTCGGTTACAGGCCTTCCTAAACGTCCTTAACGAAGAAGTACAGGCTCTCAATAATATGGAGGGACAACTTATCAATACGAACTTTCGCATCGAGACGCTCAGAGGTGAGTTGTCGTCATTCATGGATGAGCTGCGATTTCGACAGTCAAATCAAGTAGCCGCAAACTTAACTGCAAGCACGACCGCCCGGCCTAGCGATGGACCAGTAGCTGCAACTAGCTCTGCGACTCCTGAAACCTCACAGCCGCAAACGACGTCGGAAGAACCAAGATCTGCCAGTATCGAAGAGACCAGAAGAACTACGCCAGCACGTACCGGTACCAGAAGGCCTTGGGAGGACACTAACGATGATGAGCAACCACGTGTAACCAGGCGCAGATTAGATAACGACTTTGAAATACGACTAGATGATATTGGACCTG aTTGGCTCAACACAGGCTTTGCATCAAGTTCGCCATCAAGTGAAGACAGTGGTTTAAGTGCTAGTGGTGGTACCGGCGGTAACGCTGATTCATCGTCAACTCAACAACGAGGCTCTCTCAACTTTTCCGTGTCTTCTCGTTCGGCTTTTCATCCCACACGTTCGAGCAGCCAGCGTAATAATAGTGATAATCGTAGCGATGATCGAGGTCCTTCAACATCCTCTGGTCGTGCAGAGCCCACAGCTCCTTCAGCGACGGCAACAGCAGGACGTAGTTCTGCTAACAATACTAATACTGCCACCGCCAGTAGTACCAGTGACTTCAATGGTTTAAGCACTCGGCGAACGTCACGTATTGTCCGAAGCGCTCAACGTTTATTTCAGAATAACTTTGACATATTCTGGGATTCGTTTCAGCGCTACCTAAACTCAATCGGTATCGACGAACAGGCTCCTGCCACTAGTAGTAACAACAATGATAACCATGAAAATGCCGGTGAGCAATCGGAGAATGGTTATTGGCTACTTGAAGAGAACAGTAACTCGGATTCGAATCATGAGGAACCACCTGGAGTCACTAGTGCGGCTCCTGGTCCAAGACGTCGACGAGCTAGTCGCTGGATACAGCTTGATTCTTCGAGTAGAAATGCTAATACGACCAATGATCAGCCAATGACATCAACGACTTCA GATAACACAGCAAACATAGCAAACGACTACTATGGTCTAAGTCGGTTGTGCTTACGACTGCAAAACATAAGTAACGTTAGTTTGCCAGATCAAAATTGTCTTTCTCCGATCTCTGCGAGCTCAACGCGATATGAGCAGCCACCCTTATTTCCCTTCAGAAGTCTGCGGGAAACCGTGAGTCAGCGCGCTGAAATGAATCAGGCCAATGCCCTAGCCAGAGTTCAAAACTGTCAGACGTCGACTACCACCGCTGCCAGTACCAGTACCAGCACCAGCACTAGTAGCAGTATGAATTCAAGCATGAGTACAAGTACTAGCAACAGTAAAAGTACTAACGCCCGTTCAAATACTAGCTCTAATACAAGTATTAACGCCGGCGCAAGTAATAGCGTTAATACAAGTACTAACGTCGGTGCAAGTACTAGCGTTAATACAAGTACTAACGTCGGTGCAAGTACTAGCGCTGGTACAAGTACTATCACCAGTATGGATATTAACGTGGGTGCAAGTACTAGCGCTGGTACAAGTGCTATCACCAGTACGGGTATTAACGTGGGTGCAAGTACTAGCGCTGGTACAAGTGCTATCAACAGTACGGATATTAACGTGGGTGCAAGTACTAGCACCGGTACAAGTACTAGCTCTACTAAGATTGCTGAGCCATCGACATCTGCAGAAGCAGTCCAGAATATTGCTAGCACCAGTACTAGCACAAGTAGTAGAACAAGAGAACAAGAAGTCGGCAACGTCGATAGATCCACGAATACCGATGATCCGGCCGTAAGGATCTTGGAGGGGGCTGTTAGAAGCATCGGTGCCGCAGCTGAAAGAATAGTTGGATTCGAACAAGATTTTCGGAAACTAATGTTATTTG gtCGGCACTTCAATAATATTCAGAGTCTTTCTCGTGTTCGTTTGCAAATCTTTCACTTGCAGCGAGTTCGTCGAATGTGGGAAAGACTACAACGACGTATCAAAGATCTTGTGAATACAATAAATGATTGCGATTCTTTCGAAGGGACGCACAATAATGATAAATCTCAACCAAGTACAAGCAG ACAAGGATCGTTTGCGCCCCAGACTTCAACTTCTGATGTCGAATCGCTAACAGAGCCAGCgcgtaattttaaaaaagctttGCTGGATAATTACAAAAGGGAAAATAACGAGAATGAAGCTGATCAACCTCAACCGTCCACGTCTACGTCTACTACTTCAACAGCGTTAGACAGACAAGAAACGCCTGGCTCGTCACAACCCGAACCTAGCACAAGTAGTGATGTTCCCG CAACTGGTAGCAAAGAAGCATCGACTTCGACGAATCTATCATTGCCAAGTGAGGCAGAGCTCAATAAGAAACGTCATGAAATCCTTCGTGACTTCATCAATACATTTTTCTCCATATACAACTTAAAAGATGCGAATTCTTTTACTCAGATGCTAGGTTCCACATTGCCGGGACCTTCGAATGATCATACTTACTCAAATCTATCCAACAATTATAATCCACTATCTCGCAGTTTCGTGAATTTATCCACTAAtaacagaaccaccggcaataacaataataacgaCAACAGTAATAATAGTAGCAACAACATACAGCTACCAAGTACATCAAGTCTCGTACATGATATTTCGAGTAGTATATCAAGTCTCGTAAATGATATTTCGAGTAGTATGCCCAGCTCGTTACGCCTTCCCACAGTTGTAGACTTTTCGCCGTCTAGTAATAACAATCCATCGTCTAGCGACGCCACTACCTCAAGAGCAGGAGATGTCGGACCGAGTACATCAACTGGTAATAGTAATGATGCAGTGGCAGGAAGTTCTTCCTCGCAGATAACGGACAGCTCAGCATCGAGTAATATGTCCGAATCTCCTACAAATAGTACAAGTATTCAAGAAAGACAGTCCAG GTATCAAAGGGTTTGGCGCTACGGAAGAAGAATGTATCTTCGACGTCCTCGACTGCTCTCTGTAGGTCCGAGGAATATGAAACGTGTTGCGCGAATGCAAAATTTTAGTCACATCTATCGGCACTACGATCAATTACGAAGAAATCAGCGTAATCGTAATACAGCTACTCCAAGTACCAGTACAGCTGCTGGCACTAGCACCACTACTGATAATACTGACCGTGATCGTTCACAATCCTTCGAATCCTTCCAGTCTACGATAAGCAG TTTACGCAATTTGATCCAGCAACGGAATACGTGCATGCACAggagacagcagcagcaatccGCAAATAGAGTCCCAGGAGCGTGCGGCGATTTACAGAACAAGTTTGAGGACATTTATAGTGTCGCGGAGCGCTTAAAGGCTAGACTCAGTACGATGGTACAGAATCTGACAGATTTCTTCCAGCAGAATAGACGAGCAATAGGTAGAGATAACGTCTTGCGTGAGCAGATATTGGAGATCTACGTATTGCAAGGTCTTGGTCTGCAACTTACGGATCTACTTCTTGAACAACTTTCTGCAACGAGGCGTAATCTTGAATCGAATTATTATGGATACGGTTCATTGCTTTCGACAACGCAGCCAGTAGCTGATAATGCTCAGCCATCGACCAGTACTGGAACAAGTACGACTAGTTCAGCTGAAGTTCTAACTTCTACTACTAATACGAGCAGTAGTAATGGGCCAACTGCAACGCCGGTAGCCAGCAATAGTACCAATACTG CGTCTGCATCAGCGAGTACATCTACAAATATAGCGGGCTCTTCTTCATCGAATAACAGTCCTAGAGATACTTTGGCGAGATTGTCGCGATTGTTCGAGATAAATGATACAACGTTAAGAACTGCATCAATGTTAGCTAATACATCCGTTGGAGTTGGATCTGACTCTGTGAGTTCGACAAGTACGACGGCAAATGCGTCAACGCTTAGTTTCGAGTCGGGCGATAATAATGACAACAGTTTAGCGAATGACTCTCGCAATGAGAACGCTTTATCGGCAGAAATTCAGAGTATCATAGAGCGGATTCAGAACAACACAAATAATGCCGTCGACTCAAGTCAGCGATACCAAAGCAGAAGTGGGGCAAACACTCGCTTCGACAATGACAGTGATGATCGCGAGGATGACGAATATGCACCCA GTGTATCAAACCCTCCGAACAGTGATGATCCGATTCAGAACCGAGAGTCTGGACGGACATGGCCGACAAACACAACTAATCCACCTTCCATTGGCCTGTTTAGACGGAGTCCCCTTGAACGCTTAATGATAATTCAACGTTGTCATGCGCTACATCGTAGACTACAATACTTGTTGGGCAATAACAATTCGAATAGCAATAACACTAGTGATGCCAACACGTCTAGTTTACCTGAACGGGGCCGCCATCCAGACTTCAGTACATTCTTCAATTCGCGCAGTGATGGTCTCAATCCCATGTCCGGGGCCAGTGCCGCTGCTGGTTCACCTTCAGCTGCATTGCGACAGTACCTAAATGTACCAGTGATACGCATCAACAACTTACCTGTTGATAGCTCTTGGGGACCTCCGTCCCCGCCACTTATTCGCCGACGCCGGCCCAGTCGCTCTAG TTCTTTTAGAGGCGACAGGAGTAGCGCTACCATGAGCAATGCGGCCAGTTCCACTGCACCCAACAACGACTCAGGCTACCATTCCGCGTCTTCTTTATATTTGAACAGTATTAGGAGACAG GCTTCATGGAGAGATGTGTGGAGAGATGGCTTAGTATCCCGAGCACAATCATTGTTCAGAGCTGGTGAAGGTTCAAGTGGAGGACAGGATCCTGAAAATGATAGCGACGACGTCGAAATTAGGG AGCATCAAATTAATATGACATTCAACGGACTTGAAATTCAAAGTTACAGAATACAAGCATGGGATTTTTCCAGTATTCCTGAAATTCATGATT caaagaaaaatgtgaTAGTTCGTGATTGTAAAATTCATAATGATGCCAGTATTGATATATCATCTGACGGAACATTATTAGCAACATTAATGCCAACGGGGAATTATAGTTCAACTACAACCATAG gTGTATATAGTTTACAATGGGAGTCGCTGGGCCAAAAGGTGTACTCAACGCAAACAGATCAGACAGTCATTTCCGTATCGATGTCACCTACCAAGCAACATCTCCTAGTAGGCCTGGCTTCGCGTCGTATTCCTTTACCGACCCGTCCGATTCCTATGGCTCTTATTTATAAACTCGTCGATCCCGAGACTGATCCGATCGATTCTGGCAACATAAACGCTCCACAACGTCCGGACTATTCTTCACGCCATGCTGAATATATATGCATCATTAACAACTACATCAATGATTTGCGTAGACTAAGAACTAACGATGAACAGCAACAAAATGGAAATCAGTCTCAACAGCAGCGAAATGGAAATCAACAACAACCGCCTCAGCAAAATGGCGAGGTACCGGATAGGCTTAGTAGATTGACAAGAGTCGCTTTAGCTGCAATGAATTCTAGAACGCCACTCTACCCCGATGCGAGTGACGGCAAACCTAATCGAAAAAGTATGATACTGTTGCGTGAATTGCTGCAAAATCGCGAGACTCCAAGCTACATGAGTTTAAATTGTATTAGATGGGCCCCGCAACCGGGTCAAGGTATGGTTTATGCCACTAACACTGGcttgttgaatatattgtattgA